In Clostridium sp., one DNA window encodes the following:
- a CDS encoding substrate-binding periplasmic protein: MKKLLTALLIITLVGSLSGCGSTASKNSTDSKNSSKTYTGKLEGALKDYTFKVGTSGTYAPFSYYDNDGKTLIGFDIDLLNALQKLLGFKIDGNTVQAMDYSPLTTSVSGGKLDIAMAALCATDSRKKAMNFSDTYYKAGLTVITNKETSPEEITGIESLKSGKYKVAVEKGTAGNLYAVQAGIPSNNLQIYDSITTAHEALESGKVDCLIYDAPGTTYYIANKKNSKLKMVGEQFAQDQSPYAIAVSFNASKKNPELVGILNAAIKKLQQDGTLDKIEQKWCKSITN, translated from the coding sequence ATGAAAAAATTATTAACCGCATTATTGATAATAACCCTGGTAGGATCACTGTCAGGATGCGGCAGTACTGCTTCAAAGAACAGTACAGATTCCAAAAATTCATCGAAAACTTATACAGGAAAACTTGAAGGAGCTCTGAAGGATTACACTTTTAAAGTTGGAACTTCTGGTACTTATGCTCCTTTCAGCTACTACGACAATGACGGAAAAACTTTAATAGGATTTGACATTGATCTTTTAAATGCACTTCAGAAGCTTCTTGGTTTTAAAATTGACGGTAATACTGTACAGGCTATGGATTACAGTCCGTTGACCACATCCGTATCTGGAGGAAAATTGGATATTGCCATGGCTGCTCTTTGTGCTACAGATTCGAGAAAAAAAGCCATGAATTTCAGTGATACTTACTATAAGGCAGGTCTTACAGTTATTACAAATAAAGAAACCAGTCCAGAGGAAATAACAGGAATTGAAAGTCTCAAGAGTGGTAAATATAAAGTCGCTGTAGAAAAGGGAACTGCCGGCAATTTGTATGCAGTTCAAGCTGGTATTCCTTCAAATAATCTCCAAATATATGATTCTATTACAACAGCACACGAAGCACTTGAAAGTGGCAAGGTAGATTGCCTTATTTATGATGCACCCGGTACTACATACTATATAGCAAATAAAAAGAATTCAAAGCTCAAGATGGTCGGTGAACAATTTGCACAGGATCAGTCTCCATATGCAATTGCAGTTTCTTTTAATGCCTCCAAAAAGAATCCCGAGTTAGTCGGTATTTTGAATGCAGCAATCAAAAAACTGCAGCAGGATGGAACATTGGATAAAATCGAGCAAAAATGGTGTAAAAGTATAACCAATTAA
- a CDS encoding LysR family transcriptional regulator — MDLKKYELLADVAETENFTLSGNKLGYTQSGVSHIIKSLENEMGFPLFVRTRRGVSLTDNGKKIVPLVRQLLSENSRLEQTISALNGLQTGSINIGTYSSISINWLPKIIYEFQNDFPYIDIHMKEGGIDEIESWIENSTVDFGFCSHRPSQKFDWIPLHDDPLMAILPKDFKAPVNGTYAVSNFQDKPFIMSAFGIDYDIHLLLTKSGVKPYIRFSSTDDHAIISMVANHLGISILPNLIIQEWSSQVTTLPLEPYSFRSLGIGIKSLAHISPASKKFIEYTERILETAYSKS; from the coding sequence ATGGATTTAAAAAAATACGAACTTCTTGCTGATGTAGCAGAAACTGAAAATTTTACTTTGAGCGGCAATAAACTTGGATACACTCAATCCGGAGTAAGTCATATAATAAAAAGTCTGGAAAATGAAATGGGTTTTCCACTGTTTGTCAGAACAAGACGCGGTGTATCTCTTACAGACAACGGAAAGAAAATTGTCCCGCTTGTGAGACAGCTTTTATCCGAGAACTCCCGTCTTGAACAGACAATAAGTGCTTTAAACGGTCTCCAAACCGGTTCCATCAACATTGGAACATATTCAAGTATTTCCATAAACTGGCTTCCAAAGATCATATATGAATTTCAAAATGATTTTCCATATATTGATATTCACATGAAAGAAGGCGGAATTGATGAAATAGAATCATGGATTGAAAACAGCACTGTAGATTTTGGTTTCTGCAGTCACAGACCTTCCCAGAAATTCGACTGGATACCGCTCCATGACGATCCTCTTATGGCAATACTGCCGAAAGATTTTAAAGCTCCCGTAAATGGTACTTATGCAGTTTCAAACTTTCAGGACAAACCTTTCATCATGTCTGCATTTGGTATTGACTATGATATACACCTTTTATTGACAAAATCAGGTGTAAAACCATATATACGCTTTTCATCAACAGATGACCATGCTATTATTTCAATGGTTGCGAACCATCTTGGCATAAGCATACTGCCAAACTTAATCATCCAAGAGTGGTCAAGCCAGGTTACTACTTTGCCACTTGAACCATATTCCTTTCGAAGTTTGGGAATTGGAATAAAATCACTAGCACACATTTCTCCTGCTTCTAAAAAATTTATTGAGTATACAGAAAGGATTTTAGAAACCGCATATTCTAAATCATGA
- the prdC gene encoding proline reductase-associated electron transfer protein PrdC, with amino-acid sequence MGRRDSVERYRFLMNQHIGKPSVPLVEKDETVKRGRLIAGKMPGVMGSNIYSSVDGRVVCANDTYIEIEEQEKTDMDQYEKLYGTAPQELVEESGLVGLGGAGFPTYVKLSKPLDKDGTLIINAAECEPILTHNILMIEKKSKEIVRGIEIVMGMVHAQRAIIGIKEKNKRAVKALEKCVDNYKIKVCLLRDMYPMGEERAIIRETKGILLDVDELPSKANTVVINVETVYRIYEAVDKKKPFIDKDVTVAGKLKGDLIQVFEDVPIGTKVSSLIEKAGGCYPDYGEIIMGGPFTGKRTSLNSPVIKTTGGIIVTETFLKAPDKIGLLVCACGADEKRLVQIAESMGSEVTGIEYCKQARKVKSSYKCENPGICPGQVQKVMALKKTGAKAVLISNCSDCTNTVMSCAPKIKLPVYHCTDGALRAVNHRLIRKLNSDNKY; translated from the coding sequence ATAGGAAGGAGAGATAGCGTGGAGAGGTACAGATTTTTAATGAATCAGCATATTGGGAAACCATCCGTTCCTCTGGTTGAAAAAGATGAAACGGTAAAGAGAGGAAGACTTATAGCCGGAAAGATGCCGGGAGTGATGGGAAGCAATATCTATTCAAGTGTAGATGGAAGAGTTGTCTGTGCAAATGATACTTATATTGAAATTGAAGAGCAGGAGAAAACTGATATGGATCAATATGAGAAACTGTATGGTACGGCACCACAGGAACTGGTGGAGGAATCCGGACTTGTAGGGCTGGGCGGCGCAGGCTTTCCAACATATGTAAAACTTTCAAAGCCTCTGGATAAAGATGGTACGTTAATAATAAATGCAGCAGAATGTGAACCAATTTTAACCCATAATATTTTGATGATAGAAAAGAAATCAAAAGAAATTGTCCGCGGTATTGAGATAGTTATGGGTATGGTTCATGCTCAGAGGGCCATAATCGGTATAAAAGAAAAAAATAAAAGAGCAGTGAAAGCACTTGAGAAATGTGTTGATAATTATAAAATAAAAGTTTGTTTACTGCGTGATATGTATCCAATGGGAGAGGAAAGGGCAATTATTAGAGAAACAAAAGGCATACTCCTGGATGTTGATGAACTTCCTTCCAAAGCCAATACTGTTGTGATCAATGTGGAAACAGTCTACAGAATTTATGAAGCGGTGGATAAAAAGAAACCATTTATTGACAAAGACGTTACAGTGGCAGGAAAACTTAAAGGTGATCTGATTCAAGTATTTGAGGATGTTCCTATTGGTACAAAAGTCAGCTCACTAATAGAAAAAGCAGGTGGATGCTATCCAGATTATGGTGAAATCATTATGGGAGGACCATTTACAGGTAAAAGAACATCCTTGAACTCACCGGTAATCAAAACAACAGGAGGAATAATTGTTACAGAAACCTTCCTCAAGGCTCCGGATAAAATAGGTCTTCTTGTATGTGCCTGTGGAGCAGATGAGAAAAGACTTGTACAAATAGCAGAAAGCATGGGCTCGGAGGTGACGGGTATAGAATATTGCAAGCAGGCCCGCAAGGTCAAAAGTAGTTATAAGTGTGAAAATCCAGGAATATGCCCCGGACAGGTTCAGAAAGTAATGGCCCTTAAAAAGACAGGTGCCAAGGCGGTATTGATAAGCAACTGCAGTGACTGTACAAATACGGTAATGTCCTGTGCTCCAAAGATTAAGCTTCCCGTATATCACTGTACTGACGGTGCACTCAGGGCTGTCAATC